The following proteins come from a genomic window of Nothobranchius furzeri strain GRZ-AD chromosome 1, NfurGRZ-RIMD1, whole genome shotgun sequence:
- the neurog1 gene encoding neurogenin-1, whose product MDSIYSDMESSSCDRFTHTDDEDSVRCASPEPAQQQQKKRRRGRVRSEATVQVVKKNRRLKANDRERNRMHNLNDALDALRGVLPAFPDETKLTKIETLRFAHNYIWALSETIRIADLQAGKSGDAPRLLSTTFLGSAPSPGSDSCSWSSSGSSSSSSPAYCASSPGSPTGAEDYGYLPQDALMRFRSFVY is encoded by the coding sequence ATGGACTCTATCTACTCGGACATGGAGAGCAGCAGCTGCGACCGGTTCACGCACACTGACGATGAAGACAGCGTGCGCTGCGCGTCACCGGaacctgcgcagcagcagcagaaaaagCGGCGCCGCGGACGCGTGCGCAGCGAGGCCACGGTGCAGGTGGTGAAGAAGAACCGGCGGCTGAAGGCCAACGACCGGGAACGGAACCGCATGCACAACCTGAATGACGCGCTGGACGCGCTTCGCGGTGTCCTGCCGGCCTTCCCGGACGAAACCAAACTCACTAAGATCGAGACTCTGCGCTTTGCGCACAACTACATCTGGGCCCTGTCCGAGACCATCCGCATCGCAGACCTGCAGGCGGGGAAGTCTGGAGACGCACCCCGGCTCCTCAGCACAACCTTCCTCGGTTCGGCCCCTAGTCCTGGTAGCGACTCATGTTCCTGGAGCTCCAGCGGCTCATCGTCATCCTCCTCTCCGGCTTACTGCGCCTCCAGCCCGGGAAGCCCCACCGGAGCCGAGGACTACGGGTACCTGCCGCAGGACGCACTTATGCGCTTCCGCAGCTTCGTCTACTGA
- the LOC107380982 gene encoding polyadenylate-binding protein-interacting protein 2 produces the protein MKDPSINNTSTSPSMTMTGEVILSSQFGTEENPFAEYMWMENEEEFNQQVEEELWEEEFIERCFQEMLEEEEQWEWFVPSRDLPSVGVDQLQDQISLLVLDADVHLDNGDLEVVMKSNLNPNAKEFTPGIQKHTM, from the exons ATGAAGGACCCGAGCATCAACAACACCTCAACCTCCCCCAGCATGACAATGACCGGAGAGGTGATCCTTAGCAGCCAGTTCGGTACCGAGGAGAACCCGTTTGCGGAGTACATGTGGATGGAGAACGAAGAGgagttcaatcagcag gtggaggaggagttgTGGGAGGAGGAGTTTATAGAGCGCTGTTTTCAGGAGATGCTGGAAGAGGAGGAGCAGTGGGAGTGGTTTGTCCCATCCAGAGACCTCCCCTCTGTGGGTGTAGACCAGCTGCAGGACCAGATCAGCCTTCTAGTCCTGGATGCAGATGTGCACCTTGATAATGGCGACCTTGAGGTGGTG ATGAAGAGCAACCTGAATCCCAATGCTAAGGAGTTCACCCCGGGCATCCAGAAGCACACCATGTGA